In Fretibacterium sp. OH1220_COT-178, one genomic interval encodes:
- a CDS encoding lipid-A-disaccharide synthase — protein MSLFVSCGEISGDLYAAGLIRALLAHDPALRGRIWGMMGPRAEAARGAADPGLPHWSYEELKLMGITEVLPAIPRILRLRRGMVRAILERRPETVVVIDSPDFHLGLVSKLRRSGYTGRAVCLVPPTVWAWRSGRVRALRRDFDLCLPLFGFEHRYLAERGVNSRWKVHPLLAELRDTRAPDGLRRRIEGARAVALMPGSRRYDIRYHLETLVETARLLRADGRLPVFSIAPGLSPPLAAELRERLSGFETWEGEGRELMDAAEAVAGVSGTVSVEAMLLRRYMVVIYNGNALSWALARALVRIPYISIPNYLTDGPIYPELLRGDARPDRIVRELYRYTDDPGVRAEADRRMEAARRAMGTGDAAAFWARCILEGGGDGP, from the coding sequence GTGTCCCTCTTCGTGAGCTGCGGGGAGATCAGCGGGGACCTCTACGCCGCCGGGCTCATCCGGGCGCTCCTGGCGCACGACCCGGCGCTGAGGGGAAGGATATGGGGCATGATGGGGCCGCGCGCCGAGGCCGCCCGCGGGGCGGCCGATCCGGGGCTGCCCCACTGGAGCTACGAGGAGCTCAAGCTCATGGGCATCACGGAGGTGCTCCCCGCGATCCCCCGCATCCTCCGGCTGAGGCGCGGCATGGTCCGCGCCATTCTGGAGCGGAGGCCGGAGACCGTCGTGGTGATCGACAGCCCCGACTTCCACCTGGGGCTCGTCTCGAAGCTGCGTCGCTCGGGCTACACGGGCAGGGCCGTCTGTCTGGTCCCCCCGACCGTCTGGGCCTGGCGAAGCGGGCGCGTCCGCGCCCTGCGCCGGGACTTCGACCTGTGCCTGCCCCTCTTCGGCTTCGAGCACCGCTACCTGGCGGAGCGGGGCGTGAACTCGCGCTGGAAGGTCCACCCCCTGCTCGCGGAGCTCCGGGACACCCGTGCCCCCGACGGGCTCCGCCGCCGCATCGAGGGGGCCCGGGCCGTGGCCCTCATGCCGGGGAGCCGCCGGTACGACATCCGCTACCACCTGGAGACCCTCGTGGAGACGGCGCGGCTCCTTCGGGCGGACGGCCGGCTCCCCGTCTTCTCCATCGCCCCGGGACTGTCGCCCCCGCTCGCCGCGGAGCTGAGGGAGCGGCTCTCGGGCTTCGAGACCTGGGAGGGCGAGGGAAGGGAGCTCATGGACGCCGCGGAGGCCGTGGCCGGGGTCAGCGGGACGGTATCGGTGGAGGCGATGCTCCTGCGCCGGTACATGGTGGTGATCTACAACGGAAACGCGCTGTCCTGGGCCTTGGCGCGCGCGCTCGTACGGATTCCCTACATCTCGATCCCGAACTACCTGACCGACGGCCCGATCTACCCGGAGCTGCTGCGGGGCGACGCGCGGCCCGACCGGATCGTCCGGGAGCTCTACCGCTATACGGACGACCCCGGCGTGAGAGCCGAGGCGGACCGGCGGATGGAGGCGGCCCGCAGGGCCATGGGGACCGGGGATGCGGCCGCGTTCTGGGCACGGTGCATCCTGGAGGGGGGAGGGGACGGGCCGTGA
- a CDS encoding LpxI family protein — protein MTAAPPEKIALIAGEGGLPLEIARRLRDRGSSVVVITLRDDPETFGPLSEAVVRLRFPSLGRVVREAKRHGAKSLIMAGNIPKRTIYLLPALFDPLTRSVLSERRRDDHALLGTIVAAFEREGIDVLPYWQILPEFLAPEGRLGTRAPTEAERQDVRYGADILRVTLPCSFGQAIVVADLAVVAIEAMEGTDAMIERCGALSGRGVLVKMMRTDQDARYDLPTVGPGTIESMRRAGLTCLAVEAGRTLVLEPERTLAQADACGIAVWGIQACPSS, from the coding sequence ATGACGGCCGCTCCCCCCGAGAAAATCGCCCTGATCGCCGGGGAGGGCGGGCTGCCCCTGGAGATCGCGAGGCGCCTTCGCGACCGGGGCTCCTCCGTCGTCGTCATCACCCTCAGGGACGACCCCGAGACCTTCGGCCCCCTGTCCGAGGCGGTGGTCCGCCTCCGCTTCCCCTCCCTGGGACGCGTCGTCCGCGAGGCGAAGCGCCACGGCGCAAAGAGCCTGATCATGGCCGGGAACATTCCCAAGCGCACGATCTATCTCCTGCCCGCGCTGTTCGACCCGCTGACCCGCTCCGTGCTCTCCGAGAGGCGCCGGGACGACCACGCGCTCCTGGGGACGATCGTCGCGGCGTTCGAACGCGAGGGGATCGACGTGCTCCCCTACTGGCAGATCCTCCCGGAGTTCCTCGCGCCGGAGGGGCGGCTGGGGACGCGGGCCCCGACCGAGGCCGAGCGCCAGGACGTCCGGTACGGCGCCGACATCCTGCGCGTCACCCTGCCCTGCTCCTTCGGTCAGGCGATCGTGGTGGCGGACCTCGCGGTCGTGGCGATCGAGGCGATGGAGGGGACCGACGCGATGATCGAGCGGTGCGGGGCACTCTCGGGCCGGGGCGTCCTGGTCAAGATGATGCGGACCGACCAGGACGCGCGCTACGACCTTCCGACCGTCGGGCCCGGGACCATCGAGTCCATGAGGCGCGCCGGCCTGACCTGCCTGGCCGTCGAGGCGGGGCGGACCCTGGTCCTCGAGCCCGAGCGGACGCTCGCCCAGGCGGACGCCTGCGGCATAGCCGTGTGGGGGATCCAAGCGTGTCCCTCTTCGTGA
- a CDS encoding LptF/LptG family permease has product MKNAQTISLPGLHILDRLILRATGGPFIFGVLIFTLIFVAGDLLFQAARLIIEQGVSLGVVVRLFLYRLPEVVAMTFPMSSLLATLLGMTTLAAGSELIALRSLGIPFSRVLRPIVAAALLVSVGTLAFNETVVPITSIAADRLLKYEVMKNQASALQEKVFLRDESGGELRRVLYVDQMDARRGIMKGVMVHEFEGGRLARTSIAQEGIWRDGQWWIEDGRVYDVNKQGEINLLFRFERQKLALNLSPDQIQRSTRRPVDMSARELWAYIRQASMIGTDLSRLWVMFHLKLAVPWACVIMAVLGAGFGASRRGRSGSGTGFGISVVIVFAYYVVMSMCRALGEAGAIWPSVAAWTPNLAFMAVAVFFARRVD; this is encoded by the coding sequence ATGAAGAACGCTCAGACGATCTCCCTGCCGGGCCTGCACATTCTGGACCGCCTCATCCTGAGGGCGACCGGCGGCCCCTTCATATTCGGAGTGCTGATCTTCACCCTGATCTTCGTGGCGGGCGACCTGCTGTTTCAGGCCGCGCGCCTGATCATCGAGCAGGGCGTGTCCCTGGGGGTCGTGGTGCGCCTCTTCCTCTACAGGCTGCCGGAGGTCGTCGCCATGACCTTTCCCATGTCCTCCCTGCTGGCCACGCTCCTCGGGATGACGACCCTGGCCGCCGGCAGCGAGCTGATCGCCCTGCGGTCCCTGGGCATCCCCTTTTCCCGCGTGCTGCGCCCCATCGTCGCCGCCGCGCTGCTCGTCTCCGTCGGCACGCTGGCATTCAACGAGACGGTGGTGCCCATCACCTCCATCGCCGCGGACCGTCTGCTCAAGTACGAGGTGATGAAGAACCAGGCCTCCGCACTGCAGGAGAAGGTCTTTCTGCGCGACGAGAGCGGCGGGGAGCTCCGCCGGGTCCTCTACGTCGACCAGATGGACGCCAGGCGGGGAATCATGAAGGGCGTCATGGTCCACGAGTTCGAGGGGGGCCGTCTGGCGCGCACCTCCATCGCGCAGGAGGGAATCTGGAGGGACGGGCAGTGGTGGATCGAGGACGGCCGGGTCTACGACGTCAACAAGCAGGGCGAGATCAATCTGCTCTTCCGCTTCGAGCGGCAGAAGCTGGCCCTGAACCTCTCGCCCGACCAGATCCAGCGCAGCACGCGGCGCCCGGTCGACATGAGCGCCCGCGAGCTGTGGGCCTACATCCGTCAGGCCAGCATGATCGGGACGGACCTCTCGAGGCTGTGGGTGATGTTTCACCTGAAGCTGGCGGTCCCCTGGGCCTGCGTCATCATGGCCGTGCTGGGAGCGGGGTTCGGCGCGTCGCGCCGGGGCCGATCGGGCTCGGGGACGGGCTTCGGCATCAGCGTCGTCATCGTCTTCGCCTACTACGTCGTGATGTCCATGTGCCGCGCCCTGGGCGAGGCCGGCGCGATCTGGCCCTCCGTGGCCGCATGGACGCCCAACCTGGCATTCATGGCCGTCGCGGTGTTCTTCGCGCGCCGGGTGGACTGA